One Desulfobacterales bacterium genomic window, TCCGTCTACCCGACCCTTTTGTTCTTTCGTTTCCGTTATCAAATCCCGCTGAATCCCTCACCGAGAATTCCTGCTTTGGTAAATGCCTAATTGACATTTTTTTTGATTTCTTATAAATAGTACACTTTTAGTATTTATTCCCCTTGGGAAAATATGAATATAAAATCGATAAAGTGCTTTTATGGATAACTTTTCCAGGACGGATTCCCCAAAACCGGTCGCATTTCCAATCGCAAGGCCGGGGTATCCGATTATATTTGCGGCGGCTTTTGTGACCGCTATATTGGCCCTTTTGGGTCTGACGACCATAACCCTCGTCAGCCTTGGGGTTACCTTGTTTATCTGCTATTTTTTCAGGGATCCGGATCGGGTGACACCCCGAAAAGAGGGCGCCGTCGTTTCGCCGGCTGACGGTCGGGTTTTATCAGTACTAAAAACGGTAAATGAGCGCTTTTTTGATGGTCCGTGTCTTAAAATTAGTATTTTCATGTCGGTGTTTAATGTTCATGTCAATCGCATACCCTGTAAAGGAGAAGTGACGAATATCGTTTACCACCCCGGCAAGTTTTTTTCAGCCAATCTGGATAAAGCCTCTGAGCAGAATGAGCATAATGCAGTCTTTCTAAAAACCGAAGACGGTGTTCAGATGAGCATGGTACAGATAGCGGGTCTGATTGCCCGGCGGATCATCTGCAAATTGCAGGTGGGGGACCTGGTGAATCGGGGAGAGCGTTTTGGCATGATATGTTTTGGCTCCCGGGTAGACGTTTACCTGCCGCAAAATGTTGAACCGACGGTTTCAGCCGGTGATAAGGTTCAAGCGGGCACATCCATTTTGGGGGTGTTGAAGTGAGAAAAAAAAGCAATTTGAATAAAAACAGCAGGCTGCGACGCGGTATATTTCTATTGCCGAATCTGTTTACATCCATGAATTTATTCTGTGGTTTTTACGCGGTGATTGCCGCAATTGATGGAAAGTTTATTACGGCAGCTGTTGCGATAATCATCGCCGGTGTTTTTGATAATTTGGACGGCAAGATCGCCCGGGCAACCCGGACGACCAGCAAGTTCGGCGTCGAGTATGATTCTCTCGCCGATCTTGTTTCTTTCGGATTTGCGCCAGGGTTGATGATTTATTTGTGGGCGCTGAAACCACTTGGAAGAATCGGCTGGCTGGCCGCTTTCCTGTTTATGGCCTGCGGCGCTCTCCGGCTGGCACGTTTTAACACCCAGGTCAGTTCAGTCAGCAGTGATTATTTTGTGGGCTTGCCGATTCCGGCAGCGGCAGGGATG contains:
- a CDS encoding phosphatidylserine decarboxylase family protein, with amino-acid sequence MDNFSRTDSPKPVAFPIARPGYPIIFAAAFVTAILALLGLTTITLVSLGVTLFICYFFRDPDRVTPRKEGAVVSPADGRVLSVLKTVNERFFDGPCLKISIFMSVFNVHVNRIPCKGEVTNIVYHPGKFFSANLDKASEQNEHNAVFLKTEDGVQMSMVQIAGLIARRIICKLQVGDLVNRGERFGMICFGSRVDVYLPQNVEPTVSAGDKVQAGTSILGVLK
- the pssA gene encoding CDP-diacylglycerol--serine O-phosphatidyltransferase; its protein translation is MRKKSNLNKNSRLRRGIFLLPNLFTSMNLFCGFYAVIAAIDGKFITAAVAIIIAGVFDNLDGKIARATRTTSKFGVEYDSLADLVSFGFAPGLMIYLWALKPLGRIGWLAAFLFMACGALRLARFNTQVSSVSSDYFVGLPIPAAAGMSAVTVLFYHKFSLSPQSSPILILVMLYALSFLMVSTIKYNSFKKPEFFRTMKFNVLVACMLIFIFIAAQPSIALFLFGVSYVGSGPFNTFRHYKKLKQGKTASLRAEEQPTNPIKS